A region of Stigmatopora nigra isolate UIUO_SnigA chromosome 6, RoL_Snig_1.1, whole genome shotgun sequence DNA encodes the following proteins:
- the psip1a gene encoding PC4 and SFRS1 interacting protein 1a isoform X1 has product MTGDWKPGDLIFAKMKGYPHWPARIDEVPDGAVKPSNIKLPIFFFGTHETAFLGPKDIFPYHPNKEKYAKPNKRKGFNEGLWEIENNPKVELTAPKPICTESLSEKDSDTGLEEEEGAEIKETNSLEVPGRETEEEEEEDDDEESMITEQGPQNKDDSSQAEIPKPKRGRKRKMEGEQDTDASEAPPASPVSPSGGDAPKRRGRRPKSEKLLLLQHQERPGSGSDIDGSESDKKRKRAAEDKSKNGEDDKRRKEDVKTKDGEAKEPDAKKKKPSKDGNSSGASDDDEKTKGRKKHQNADTDKEARRRKDEANKDDSKKSEERPGMKKKEISTDVKLQRLHSDIKISLKIDNPDVKKCLDALDEISTLQVTTQHLQKQGELIGTLKKIRRFKASQDVMDKASMLYNKFKSMFLVGEGECTLSKVLNRSLAEQRQHEEAKKGTLKRAEQAQENQAPADKAGEGDQNVEENKAEPREDVSMVENLSTPVSQEAST; this is encoded by the exons ATGACCGGAGACTGGAAGCCTGGTGATCTGATTTTCGCCAAAATGAAGGGCTACCCACACTGGCCTGCTAGA ATCGACGAAGTCCCGGACGGTGCCGTGAAACCCTCCAACATCAAGTTACCCATCTTTTTCTTTGGTACCCATGAAAC TGCCTTCCTGGGCCCCAAAGATATCTTCCCTTACCACCCCAACAAGGAAAAGTACGCCAAACCCAACAAGAGGAAGGGCTTCAATGAAGGATTGTGGGAGATTGAGAACAACCCCAAAGTGGAGTTGACGGCACCGAAG ccTATTTGTACAGAATCTTTGTCTGAGAAGGATTCAGACACTGGtttagaagaagaagaggggGCGGAGATTAAGGAAACAAATTCATTGGAA GTTCCAGGCAGGGAGactgaggaagaggaggaggaggacgacgatgAAGAGTCTATGATCACCGAGCAGGGGCCTCAGAACAAAGAT GACTCATCCCAGGCAGAAATACCTAAACCTAAGAGAGGACGAAAAAGAAAG ATGGAAGGCGAGCAAGACACAGACGCATCGGAAGCTCCCCCAGCAAGTCCAGTCAGTCCTTCAG GTGGGGATGCCCCAAAACGACGAGGCAGGAGGCCCAAAAGTGAAAAGTTGCTTCTGCTGCAGCATCAGGAGCGACCGGGCTCGGGAAGTGATAT AGACGGCTCAGAGTCGGACAAAAAGAGGAAGAGGGCGGCAGAGGACAAGTCCAAAAATGGCGAGGACGACAAGAGAAGGAAGGAGGACGTCAAGACCAAAGACGGCGAGGCCAAAGAGCCGGatgcaaagaagaagaagccttCCAAAGACGGGAACTCGTCGGGTGCCTCGGATGATGACGAG AAGACCAAAGGCAGGAAAAAGCATCAAAACGCAGACACGGACAAGGAAGCACGGCGACGAAAAGACGA GGCAAACAAGGACGACTCCAAGAAAAGCGAAGAGCGGCCTGGCATGAAAAAGAAGG AAATCTCCACAGATGTCAAACTTCAACGTCTTCACAGTGATATCAAGATTTCGCTAAAGATTGACAACCCT gaCGTAAAGAAGTGTTTGGATGCCCTGGATGAGATCAGCACCCTTCAGGTGACCACTCAGCACCTACAGAAGCAAGGCGAACTGATCGGCACCCTGAAGAAG ATCCGCAGGTTCAAAGCCAGCCAGGACGTGATGGACAAAGCCAGTATGCTGTACAACAAGTTCAAGAGCATGTTCCTGGTGGGCGAGGGAGAGTGTACGCTCAGCAAGGTGCTCAACCGATCTTTGGCCGAGCAGCGACAGCACGAGGAGGCTAAGAAGGGGACGCTGAAGAGGGCGGAGCAAGCGCAGGAGAACCAAGCGCCGGCGG ATAAAGCAGGCGAAGGAGATCAGAACGTTGAAGAAAACAAGGCGGAGCCACGTGAAGATGTTTCTATGGTGGAGAATCTCAG cacccccgtttCTCAGGAAGCCTCCACCTGA
- the psip1a gene encoding PC4 and SFRS1 interacting protein 1a isoform X2 yields MTGDWKPGDLIFAKMKGYPHWPARIDEVPDGAVKPSNIKLPIFFFGTHETAFLGPKDIFPYHPNKEKYAKPNKRKGFNEGLWEIENNPKVELTAPKPICTESLSEKDSDTGLEEEEGAEIKETNSLEVPGRETEEEEEEDDDEESMITEQGPQNKDDSSQAEIPKPKRGRKRKMEGEQDTDASEAPPASPVSPSGGDAPKRRGRRPKSEKLLLLQHQERPGSGSDIDGSESDKKRKRAAEDKSKNGEDDKRRKEDVKTKDGEAKEPDAKKKKPSKDGNSSGASDDDETKGRKKHQNADTDKEARRRKDEANKDDSKKSEERPGMKKKEISTDVKLQRLHSDIKISLKIDNPDVKKCLDALDEISTLQVTTQHLQKQGELIGTLKKIRRFKASQDVMDKASMLYNKFKSMFLVGEGECTLSKVLNRSLAEQRQHEEAKKGTLKRAEQAQENQAPADKAGEGDQNVEENKAEPREDVSMVENLSTPVSQEAST; encoded by the exons ATGACCGGAGACTGGAAGCCTGGTGATCTGATTTTCGCCAAAATGAAGGGCTACCCACACTGGCCTGCTAGA ATCGACGAAGTCCCGGACGGTGCCGTGAAACCCTCCAACATCAAGTTACCCATCTTTTTCTTTGGTACCCATGAAAC TGCCTTCCTGGGCCCCAAAGATATCTTCCCTTACCACCCCAACAAGGAAAAGTACGCCAAACCCAACAAGAGGAAGGGCTTCAATGAAGGATTGTGGGAGATTGAGAACAACCCCAAAGTGGAGTTGACGGCACCGAAG ccTATTTGTACAGAATCTTTGTCTGAGAAGGATTCAGACACTGGtttagaagaagaagaggggGCGGAGATTAAGGAAACAAATTCATTGGAA GTTCCAGGCAGGGAGactgaggaagaggaggaggaggacgacgatgAAGAGTCTATGATCACCGAGCAGGGGCCTCAGAACAAAGAT GACTCATCCCAGGCAGAAATACCTAAACCTAAGAGAGGACGAAAAAGAAAG ATGGAAGGCGAGCAAGACACAGACGCATCGGAAGCTCCCCCAGCAAGTCCAGTCAGTCCTTCAG GTGGGGATGCCCCAAAACGACGAGGCAGGAGGCCCAAAAGTGAAAAGTTGCTTCTGCTGCAGCATCAGGAGCGACCGGGCTCGGGAAGTGATAT AGACGGCTCAGAGTCGGACAAAAAGAGGAAGAGGGCGGCAGAGGACAAGTCCAAAAATGGCGAGGACGACAAGAGAAGGAAGGAGGACGTCAAGACCAAAGACGGCGAGGCCAAAGAGCCGGatgcaaagaagaagaagccttCCAAAGACGGGAACTCGTCGGGTGCCTCGGATGATGACGAG ACCAAAGGCAGGAAAAAGCATCAAAACGCAGACACGGACAAGGAAGCACGGCGACGAAAAGACGA GGCAAACAAGGACGACTCCAAGAAAAGCGAAGAGCGGCCTGGCATGAAAAAGAAGG AAATCTCCACAGATGTCAAACTTCAACGTCTTCACAGTGATATCAAGATTTCGCTAAAGATTGACAACCCT gaCGTAAAGAAGTGTTTGGATGCCCTGGATGAGATCAGCACCCTTCAGGTGACCACTCAGCACCTACAGAAGCAAGGCGAACTGATCGGCACCCTGAAGAAG ATCCGCAGGTTCAAAGCCAGCCAGGACGTGATGGACAAAGCCAGTATGCTGTACAACAAGTTCAAGAGCATGTTCCTGGTGGGCGAGGGAGAGTGTACGCTCAGCAAGGTGCTCAACCGATCTTTGGCCGAGCAGCGACAGCACGAGGAGGCTAAGAAGGGGACGCTGAAGAGGGCGGAGCAAGCGCAGGAGAACCAAGCGCCGGCGG ATAAAGCAGGCGAAGGAGATCAGAACGTTGAAGAAAACAAGGCGGAGCCACGTGAAGATGTTTCTATGGTGGAGAATCTCAG cacccccgtttCTCAGGAAGCCTCCACCTGA